One Lachnospiraceae bacterium C1.1 genomic region harbors:
- a CDS encoding lipopolysaccharide core heptose(II) kinase RfaY has translation MKKNSRLKEIKDVIFRHKITKGISPEKLRVILEELGPTYIKLGQIMSLHSDILSKEYCDELAKLNSDVCPMTFEEVEDVINSSYCCDWHEIFKSIEKKPLGAASIAQVHKAQMPDGSQVIIKVQRKGVYSMMAGDIALMRKLAKLMPPVSGIRNMIDLNQVIDELWSVSQEEMNFMKEASNMEEFARYNRDIAYIYVPKIYKEYTTNHVLVMEYVDGVPINDRRSLLRDGYDLNEIGSKLVNNFIMQIMEYGFFHADPHPGNVKVRDGKIVWLDMGMMGRLSDKDRQIMNRGVMGIALNDIRMVENAILDIGNIWGKTDREQLYEDLKKYLDQYGNTSMGSVDLAAAFSELMDIMKRNKIGIPRGMTMLARGLAHIEGILSDISPEINMVDIAAARMTEEKFKNLDFKKEIRDNLGMLVRSVYKGVEMPSLLSQALRDYMSGQAQVKLKLESTDRFNIVIYQAVRNLVIGLWVMALMIASSIVCLTDMKPKLFGIPAIGAVGYLMAFVIVFFVIVRFIYRKLKNS, from the coding sequence ATGAAAAAAAATTCGCGTCTTAAAGAAATTAAAGATGTGATATTCAGGCATAAAATTACAAAAGGCATCAGTCCTGAAAAGTTAAGAGTTATATTAGAAGAACTTGGACCGACTTATATTAAACTTGGGCAGATAATGTCCCTTCATTCAGATATTTTATCGAAAGAATACTGTGATGAACTCGCAAAGCTTAACTCTGATGTGTGTCCTATGACTTTTGAAGAAGTTGAGGATGTGATCAACAGTTCATATTGTTGCGATTGGCATGAAATTTTTAAGAGTATAGAAAAAAAGCCCTTAGGAGCGGCATCTATAGCACAGGTACATAAAGCTCAAATGCCGGATGGAAGTCAGGTTATTATAAAAGTCCAAAGAAAGGGCGTTTATAGCATGATGGCCGGAGATATTGCACTTATGCGTAAGCTTGCAAAACTCATGCCTCCGGTTTCAGGCATTCGGAACATGATCGATCTGAATCAGGTCATAGATGAACTTTGGAGTGTATCGCAGGAAGAAATGAACTTCATGAAGGAAGCTTCAAACATGGAGGAGTTTGCCAGGTATAATCGCGATATAGCATATATTTATGTTCCTAAAATATATAAGGAGTATACAACGAATCATGTTCTTGTTATGGAATATGTTGACGGAGTTCCTATAAATGACCGAAGATCACTTTTAAGAGATGGATATGATCTGAACGAAATCGGTTCAAAACTTGTAAATAATTTCATAATGCAGATAATGGAGTACGGTTTTTTTCATGCTGATCCGCATCCGGGCAATGTTAAAGTCAGAGATGGCAAAATTGTATGGCTTGATATGGGGATGATGGGCAGGCTCAGTGATAAGGACAGACAGATCATGAATCGCGGAGTAATGGGAATTGCTCTTAATGATATCAGAATGGTTGAAAATGCAATACTTGATATTGGAAATATCTGGGGAAAAACTGACAGGGAGCAGCTTTATGAAGACTTAAAAAAATACCTTGATCAATATGGGAATACATCGATGGGGAGTGTTGATCTGGCAGCTGCTTTTTCTGAACTTATGGATATCATGAAAAGAAATAAGATCGGAATTCCAAGGGGTATGACAATGCTTGCCCGTGGGCTTGCACATATCGAAGGTATTCTTTCGGATATCAGTCCTGAGATTAATATGGTTGATATTGCTGCGGCAAGAATGACGGAAGAAAAATTTAAGAATCTGGATTTTAAGAAAGAGATCCGTGATAATCTTGGAATGCTTGTAAGGTCAGTTTATAAAGGTGTTGAAATGCCGTCCCTTCTGTCCCAGGCACTCAGAGATTACATGTCGGGACAGGCACAGGTTAAGCTTAAGCTTGAATCGACCGATAGATTTAATATAGTGATCTATCAGGCTGTCAGGAATCTGGTGATCGGACTCTGGGTTATGGCATTGATGATCGCTTCAAGTATAGTATGTCTGACTGATATGAAGCCAAAACTTTTCGGCATTCCTGCTATTGGAGCAGTTGGATATCTGATGGCTTTTGTTATAGTATTTTTTGTGATTGTACGATTTATATATCGAAAACTTAAAAATTCCTGA